One window from the genome of Lutra lutra chromosome X, mLutLut1.2, whole genome shotgun sequence encodes:
- the CLCN5 gene encoding H(+)/Cl(-) exchange transporter 5 isoform X3 codes for MMDFLEEPIPGVGTYDDFNTIDWVREKSRDRDRHREITNKSKESTWALIHSVSDAFSGWLLMLLIGLLSGSLAGLIDISAHWMTDLKEGICTEGFWFNHEHCCWNSDHVTFEDRDKCPEWNSWSQLIISTDEGAFAYIVNYFMYVLWALLFAFLAVSLVKVFAPYACGSGIPEIKTILSGFIIRGYLGKWTLIIKTITLVLAVSSGLSLGKEGPLVHVACCCGNILCHCFNKYRKNEAKRREVLSAAAAAGVSVAFGAPIGGVLFSLEEVSYYFPLKTLWRSFFAALVAAFTLRSINPFGNSRLVLFYVEFHTPWHLFELVPFILLGIFGGLWGALFIRTNIAWCRKRKTTQLGKYPVVEVLVVTAITAILAFPNEYTRMSTSELISELFNDCGLLDSSKLCDYENRFNTSKGGELPDRPAGVGVYSAMWQLALTLILKIVITIFTFGMKIPSGLFIPSMAVGAIAGRLLGVGMEQLAYYHHDWAIFNSWCSQGADCITPGLYAMVGAAACLGGVTRMTVSLVVIMFELTGGLEYIVPLMAAAMTSKWVADALGREGIYDAHIRLNGYPFLEAKEEFAHKTLAMDVMKPRRNDPLLTVLTQDSMTVEDVETIISETTYSGFPVVVSRESQRLVGFVLRRDLIISIENARKKQDGVVSTSIIYFTEHSPPMPPYTPPTLKLRNILDLSPFTVTDLTPMEIVVDIFRKLGLRQCLVTHNGRLLGIITKKDVLKHIAQMANQDPDSILFN; via the exons ATTACCAATAAAAGCAAAGAGTCGACATGGGCCTTAATTCACAGTGTGAGTGATGCTTTTTCTGGCTGGTTGTTGATGCTACTTATTGGGCTTTTATCAG GTTCCTTAGCTGGCTTGATAGACATTTCTGCTCATTGGATGACAGACTTGAAAGAAGGCATATGCACAGAAGGATTCTGGTTTAACCATGAGCACTGTTGCTGGAACTCCGACCACGTCACCTTCGAAGACAGAGACAAATGCCCAGAGTGGAACAGCTGGTCCCAGCTTATCATCAGCACCGATGAG GGAGCCTTTGCCTACATAGTCAATTATTTCATGTATGTCCTCTGGGCTCTCCTATTTGCCTTCCTCGCCGTGTCTCTTGTCAAAGTGTTTGCACCTTATGCCTGTGGCTCCGGAATTCCTGAG ATAAAAACTATCTTGAGCGGTTTTATTATTAGGGGCTATTTGGGTAAGTGGACCCTGATTATCAAAACCATCACATTGGTGCTGGCCGTGTCTTCTGGCTTGAGCCTGGGCAAAGAGGGCCCCCTAGTGCACGTGGCTTGCTGCTGTGGGAACATCCTGTGCCATTGTTTCAACAAATACAGGAAGAATGAAGCCAAGCGCAGAGAG GTCTTGTCggctgcagcagcagcaggcgTATCTGTAGCCTTTGGGGCACCTATCGGCGGAGTGTTATTCAGCCTAGAAGAG GTCAGCTACTATTTCCCCCTCAAAACGCTGTGGCGCTCGTTCTTTGCTGCCTTGGTGGCAGCATTTACTCTACGTTCCATCAATCCCTTTGGCAACAGCCGCCTGGTTCTATTTTATGTGGAGTTTCACACCCCCTGGCATCTCTTTGAGCTTGTGCCCTTCATTCTGCTGGGCATATTTGGTGGTCTGTGGGGAGCTTTGTTTATCCGCACCAACATTGCCTGGTGTCGGAAGCGTAAGACCACTCAGCTGGGGAAGTATCCTGTTGTAGAGGTACTCGTTGTGACAGCCATCACTGCCATCCTGGCTTTCCCCAATGAATACACCCGCATGAGCACAAGTGAGCTCATTTCTGAGCTATTCAATGACTGTGGACTTCTGGACTCCTCCAAGCTCTGTGATTATGAGAACCGTTtcaacacaagcaaggggggtgAGCTGCCCGACAGACCGGCTGGTGTGGGAGTCTACAGTGCCATGTGGCAGCTGGCTTTGACACTCATACTGAAAATTGTCATCACTATATTCACCTTTGGCATGAAG ATCCCTTCTGGCCTGTTTATCCCCAGCATGGCTGTTGGTGCTATAGCAGGTCGACTTTTAGGAGTGGGAATGGAGCAGCTGGCTTATTACCACCACGACTGGGCCATCTTCAATAGCTGGTGTAGTCAGGGAGCGGATTGTATCACTCCTGGCCTTTATGCGATGGTTGGGGCTGCAGCCTGCTTAG GTGGGGTGACACGGATGACCGTTTCTCTCGTTGTCATAATGTTCGAACTAACTGGGGGCTTGGAGTACATTGTGCCTCTGATGGCTGCAGCCATGACAAGCAAGTGGGTGGCAGACGCTCTTGGGCGGGAAGGCATCTATGATGCCCACATTCGTCTCAATGGTTACCCCTTTCTTGAAGCCAAAGAAGAGTTTGCCCATAAGACCCTGGCAATGGATGTGATGAAACCCCGGAGAAATGATCCTTTATTGACTGTCCTTACTCAGGACAGTATGACTGTGGAAGATGTAGAGACTATCATCAGTGAAACCACTTACAGTGGCTTCCCAGTGGTGGTGTCCCGGGAGTCCCAAAGACTTGTGGGTTTTGTTCTCCGAAGGGATCTCATTATTTCAATTG AAAATGCACGGAAGAAACAGGATGGGGTTGTGAGCACGTCCATCATTTATTTCACCGAGCATTCTCCTCCCATGCCGCCATACACCCCGCCCACCCTGAAGCTCCGTAACATCCTGGATCTCAGCCCCTTCACTGTGACTGACCTCACCCCCATGGAGATTGTCGTGGACATCTTCCGCAAGCTGGGACTGCGGCAGTGCCTGGTTACGCACAACGG GCGGTTGCTCGGAATCATTACCAAAAAGGATGTGTTAAAGCATATAGCACAGATGGCGAACCAAGATCCCGACTCCATTCTCTTCAACTAG